A portion of the Sabethes cyaneus chromosome 3, idSabCyanKW18_F2, whole genome shotgun sequence genome contains these proteins:
- the LOC128739320 gene encoding E3 ubiquitin-protein ligase TRIM37-like has translation MTEKHPPAASPTADYEDARSQLLDYFDDIFKCTICLIKLQDPHLCPRCSKLYCFGCISEWLLSESEQHANCPNCKLDLQLDNLVKVRWFEEVEQLQRNCLEPKPSGSSGSSSISNGSNADATATDATNAHHDGNNGGVSKKDICAKHVKNMNFYCCTCKICICDECAIADEHHLDHTFKSLDVIYDGSVQIAEEEFEKVRHYMKKIAALVEKVDRNVELVKKVKEEKLKEIRAIAESAIEGLDRQVREKLQKLQGHKYALLAEMQDIEKSLRTMELELMACTKSQFIVKKSKLFKECNKIRMNPIKDFKQIRVPVSLKIEIPTINETGIFVIENFSSFDDNKVAYSNEFADNFGHIWRIMVWCVISEDQLGIYIELVEGQPCRMECRFQLLHTDAKKIIHKQIKQYFDCATQKDWGFRDFIALKTILDESYLKEDDSLELLYHIRPCNGDCE, from the exons ATGACAGAGAAGCACCCTCCGGCTGCATCGCCCACAGCCGACTATGAGGACGCACGGTCGCAGCTGCTCGACTACTTCGATGACATCTTCAAGTGCACTATCTGTCTGATCAAGCTGCAGGACCCGCACCTGTGTCCTCGCTGCTCGAAACTGTACTGCTTCGGATGCATCTCGGAGTGGTTACTGTCCGAGTCGGAGCAGCACGCGAACTGTCCTAACTGCAAGCTCGACCTTCAGTTGGACAATCTGGTGAAAGTACGCTGGTTCGAGGAGGTGGAACAGCTACAGCGCAACTGCCTTGAACCGAAACCGTccggcagcagcggcagcagcagcatcagcaacgGCAGCAATGCCGATGCCACCGCCACCGACGCCACTAATGCCCATCATGACGGTAATAACGGTGGCGTCTCGAAGAAGGACATTTGCGCtaaacatgtaaaaaatatgAACTTTTACTGCTGCACGTGCAAGATTTGTATCTGTGACGAATGCGCCATCGCTGATGAGCACCATCTAGATCATACGTTCAAGAGCTTGGACGTGATCTACGACGGGAGTGTGCAAATTGCGGAAGAGGAGTTCGAGAAGGTTCGTCATTACATGAAAAAAATTGCGGCCCTGGTCGAAAAAGTGGACCGCAACGTGGAGCTGgtgaaaaaagtaaaagaagaGAAACTGAAGGAAATTCGTGCCATCGCTGAAAGTGCAATCGAAGGGCTTGACAGGCAGGTGCGTGAGAAACTACAGAAACTTCAAGGACACAAATACGCACTGCTGGCCGAGATGCAGGACATAGAAAAATCATTGCGAACGATGGAACTAGAGCTGATGGCCTGTACTAAGTCACAGTTTATTGTGAAAAAGTCTAAACTTTTCAAAGAATGCAATAAAATTCGAATGAATCCGATCAAGGATTTCAAACAGATTCGAGTACCAGTGAGTTTGAAAAT TGAAATTCCAACGATTAACGAAACGGGCATTTTCGTGATTGAAAACTTTTCCTCGTTCGACGACAACAAGGTGGCCTATTCGAACGAATTCGCCGACAATTTTGGCCACATTTGGCGCATCATGGTTTGGTGTGTGATTTCCGAAGATCAGCTTGGAATCTACATTGAACTGGTTGAGGGCCAACCCTGCCG CATGGAGTGTCGTTTTCAACTGCTGCACACGGATGCGAAAAAGATCATTCACAAGCAGATCAAGCAATACTTTGACTGTGCCACCCAGAAAGATTGGGGCTTCCGAGATTTTATAGCCCTCAAGACGATACTCGATGAGAGCTACTTGAAGGAGGACGATTCGCTCGAGTTGCTGTATCACATTCGACCCTGCAACGGTGATTGCGAGTGA
- the LOC128739321 gene encoding LOW QUALITY PROTEIN: neither inactivation nor afterpotential protein G (The sequence of the model RefSeq protein was modified relative to this genomic sequence to represent the inferred CDS: substituted 1 base at 1 genomic stop codon) — translation MASLSLIWLLLGYEHIPNKVSSAKSLQNSSYDFIIVGAGTAGCVLANRLSAVANNSVLLIEAGNMFGAASIVPLFSTALQQTKFDWAFRTTPQKYSSRGLIQQQQFLPRGRGLGGSGQINYMLHFSGIKEDFDRWERLGAHDWSYERMKAYLDRFEQGVSDRKIENNHNCQLLVKITLKYYLKFQLFSYFXSSKYPAFLSNVANRSLPNCCSRSAIPTQNSSQTPKLHITTIDPQTNDLTGAFLQARSELGSTHNFNAAKYTTRGGIRWSTYHEYLRPAFERRNLHILLNSVVQQIIFDDQRRAVAVRIEDPQDGSSTLITARKEIILSTGAIQTPQLLKLSGIGPALELQRHGIPIVHDSPNVGQNYFDHMNLPLFVSINQTASVTVDKILNIRNVWNYISKGTGVLSSTAVAGIGSPRGAKYGIILFGMGSVDEHALRHVSNLRQDTFRAHFPLHYNSSQEGFLFLCTCHQPKSRGAVYLRDRHADSHPFINPNYLKDRFDIDCMSDAVRLAARTVETAPFRRLNAKLHWPRVDSCADFGPREEDFQTNRPNRHYLECVLRTSALTGHHPGGTAAIGLHSEAVVDNDLRVRGVKNLRVADASVFPAPVSGTPNSVVVAVAEKAADLILSESDNR, via the exons ATGGCAAGTCTGTCCTTGATCTGGTTATTGCTGGGATACGAACACATTCCGAACAAAGTATCATCCGCCAAATCCCTTCAAAACTCTTCCTACGATTTTATAATCG TGGGCGCGGGAACAGCTGGATGTGTGTTGGCTAATCGGCTCTCTGCCGTTGCCAACAACTCGGTCCTACTGATTGAAGCCGGAAACATGTTCGGAGCAGCTTCGATCGTTCCGCTTTTCAGTACCGCCCTGCAACAGACCAAGTTCGATTGGGCATTTCGAACGACACCACAGAAGTACTCGTCTCGTGGATTGATTCAACAG CAACAATTTTTACCACGCGGTCGCGGATTAGGTGGCTCGGGGCAAATCAATTACATGCTGCACTTTAGTGGTATTAAAGAAGACTTCGATCGTTGGGAACGGTTGGGAGCGCATGATTGGAGCTATGAACGGATGAAGGCCTACTTGGATCGATTTGAGCAAGGGGTATCTgacagaaaaattgaaaacaatcacAACTGTCAATTACTggtaaaaataacattaaaatattatctaaaatttcagcttttctcttatttttagtCAAGCAAATATCCTGCATTTTTGTCAAACGTAGCCAACCGGTCGCTGCCTAACTGTTGCAGCCGATCGGCTATTCCTACTCAAAATTCTTCACAGACACCAAAACTGCATATCACAACCATCGACCCACAGACGAACGATCTAACCGGTGCATTTCTGCAAGCTCGGTCAGAACTAGGTTCGACGCACAATTTCAACGCAGCAAAGTACACCACACGTGGTGGAATACGCTGGAGCACCTACCACGAATACCTTCGACCTGCATTCGAGCGAAGGAATCTACACATCCTGCTCAATAGCGTGGTTCAGCAAATTATTTTCGACGACCAGCGTCGGGCAGTTGCCGTGCGGATCGAAGATCCACAGGACGGCAGCTCGACCCTAATCACAGCCCGAAAGGAAATTATCCTAAGCACGGGTGCAATCCAAACACCTCAGTTGTTGAAACTGTCCGGTATAGGACCGGCTCTTGAACTACAGCGGCACGGAATTCCGATAGTTCACGACTCGCCCAACGTCGGTCAAAACTATTTTGATCACATGAACCTTCCGCTGTTCGTATCGATCAACCAAACGGCAAGCGTAACCGTTGACAAGATTCTAAACATTCGCAACGTGTGGAATTACATTTCCAAAGGGACCGGTGTCCTGTCGAGCACGGCCGTGGCCGGAATTGGTAGTCCTCGCGGAGCTAAATATGGTATTATTTTATTCGGAATGGGTAGTGTTGACGAGCATGCGTTGAGGCACGTGTCCAACCTGCGCCAGGATACTTTCCGCGCTCATTTCCCTCTGCATTACAACAGCAGCCAGGAGGGATTTCTCTTTCTCTGCACATGCCACCAACCGAAGAGCCGAGGAGCAGTTTACCTACGCGATCGTCACGCGGACTCACATCCGTTTATCAATCCAAACTATCTGAAGGATAGGTTCGATATCGACTGTATGAGTGATGCCGTTAGGCTGGCCGCTCGAACGGTCGAAACGGCACCATTCCGTCGGCTAAATGCCAAACTCCACTGGCCACGAGTGGACAGTTGTGCCGACTTTGGACCACGCGAGGAAGATTTTCAAACCAATCGCCCGAACCGTCACTATCTGGAGTGCGTTCTGCGAACGTCTGCCCTGACCGGGCATCACCCCGGAGGAACGGCGGCCATCGGATTGCATTCGGAGGCAGTGGTGGATAATGATTTGAG GGTGCGCGGGGTGAAAAATTTGCGCGTAGCAGATGCAAGTGTTTTCCCAGCGCCGGTGTCCGGTACACCGAATTCCGTTGTAGTAGCTGTTGCAGAAAAAGCAGCTGATCTGATTCTCAGTGAGAGCGATAACAGGTAA
- the LOC128743773 gene encoding probable ribosome biogenesis protein RLP24 gives MRIETCYFCSSKIFPGHGMVFVRNDCKVFRFCRSKCRRAFNKKKNPRKIRWTKAYRKTHGKELTIDPAFEFEKRRNVPVKYNRELWGKTLEAIKKITEIKERRERHFVMERLRKARDHEIHNDIVDVQKNIALIRSPAIGLKERRAREAAQQSAMEMDVEEDEEEQIEYVDARQLEKQLEESAGQLEEDAEMMKA, from the exons ATGAGAATAGAAACGTGCTATTTCTGCTCCAGTAAAATTTTTCCCGGCCATGGAATGGTTTTCGTGAGGAACGACTGTAAG GTATTTCGGTTTTGCCGTTCCAAATGCCGGAGAGCATTCAACAAAAAGAAGAACCCAAGGAAGATTCGCTGGACCAAGGCGTATCGGAAAACACACGGCAAAGAACTTACCATCGATCCGGCATTCGAGTTCGAAAAGCGTCGCAATGTTCCGGTCAAATACAACCGCGAACTGTGGGGCAAAACGCTGGAGGCCATTAAAAAGATCACCGAAATTAAGGAACGCCGCGAACGACACTTCGTCATGGAGCGGCTGCGAAAGGCTCGCGACCATGAGATCCATAACGACATTGTCGATGTGCAGAAGAATATCGCACTGATCCGGTCACCGGCAATCGGTTTGAAGGAACGTCGCGCCCGGGAGGCAGCCCAACAGTCGGCAATGGAAATGGATGTGGAGGAAGACGAAGAGGAACAGATCGAGTACGTCGATGCCCGGCAGTTGGAAAAGCAACTGGAAGAGTCGGCCGGACAGCTGGAGGAAGATGCCGAAATGATGAAGGCCTAA